The following coding sequences are from one Dermacentor andersoni chromosome 5, qqDerAnde1_hic_scaffold, whole genome shotgun sequence window:
- the LOC126519927 gene encoding piggyBac transposable element-derived protein 3-like: MAGDVVIRLSEGLEGKNHKLYADNLFTSMALVRKLSEDGIWFLGTCRANRLQGADKKLKPLKELKADGRGSTSICTSVDNITVTRWLDNSLVHVVSSYAGRQPEGTTKRYNRKESKVMDVTRPYSVEVYNKHMGGVDLMDSLIARYRNDVRNKKGYLRMFFHLLNAAVVNARIVWWWDKGVEHYMDQLEFRSRVAKALIYSQRSSTEFEATRPAMQRFFASAYKRVLHHVSLEKRLDGGRHFLKKSDQKYASRCRSLACRSKT, from the coding sequence ATGGCCGGAGACGTTGTCATCAGGTTGTCCGAGGGACTTGAAGGGAAAAATCATAAACTTTATGCCGATAACTTGTTCACATCTATGGCCCTCGTCCGAAAACTCAGCGAGGATGGAATATGGTTTCTTGGGACGTGCCGTGCAAACCGTCTGCAAGGAGCGGATAAGAAGCTAAAGCCCTTGAAGGAGCTCAAAGCAGACGGAAGGGGAAGCACATCAATTTGCACCTCAGTAGACAACATCACAGTGACAAGGTGGCTGGACAACTCGCTTGTTCATGTTGTTTCCAGCTATGCAGGACGGCAGCCCGAAGGCACTACCAAAAGGTACAATAGAAAAGAGAGCAAAGTAATGGATGTCACCAGGCCATACTCTGTGGAAGTTTACAACAAACACATGGGTGGTGTTGACCTCATGGATTCCTTGATTGCAAGGTACAGAAATGACGTCCGGAACAAAAAGGGCTACTTGAGAATGTTCTTCCACCTACTAAATGCAGCAGTTGTGAATGCCAGGATTGTGTGGTGGTGGGACAAAGGTGTGGAACATTATATGGACCAACTTGAGTTCCGAAGTCGCGTTGCCAAGGCGCTCATATATTCGCAGCGAAGCAGCACAGAGTTCGAAGCGACGAGGCCGGCCATGCAACGATTCTTCGCCAGCGCCTATAAGAGAGTGCTCCATCATGTGTCCCTGGAAAAGAGGTTGGACGGCGGGCGCCATTTCCTAAAGAAGAGCGACCAAAAGTACGCCAGCCGCTGTCGAAGTCTCGCCTGCCGCAGCAAGACATGA